In a single window of the Prochlorococcus marinus XMU1412 genome:
- the topA gene encoding type I DNA topoisomerase: MDHTLVIVESPTKAKTIRKFLPSNFEVLASMGHVRDLPKGAAEIPAAVKKEKWSRIGVNTTEDFEPLYIVPKDKKKVVKELKDALKGATQLLLATDEDREGESISWHLLQILKPKIPTKRMVFHEITKKAINKALDQTREIDMELVQAQETRRILDRLFGYELSPLLWKKVAPRLSAGRVQSVSVRLLVRRERERRSFKKASYWGIKASLVKDNVTFETKLFSLNGQRISNGSDFDEQTGKLKQGNKSLILGEEKVSDLLKIFSSGDWLVSKIEKKPSTRKPVPPFTTSTLQQEANRKLRLSARETMRCAQGLYERGFITYMRTDSVHLSEQATKAARECVSSMYGKEYLSKSPRQFNSTARNAQEAHEAIRPAGEVFKTPKETTLTGRDLSLYDLIWKRTVASQMAEARLTMINAEISVGDGLFKSSGKSIDFPGFFRAYVEGSDDPSSSLEQQEIILPNLTAGIRLEVANKESTFHETKPPARYTEAALVKVLEKEGIGRPSTYASIIGTIVDRGYANISSNTLAPTFTAFAVTALLEEHFPDLVDTTFTAKMESSLDEISSGNLEWLPYLETFYKGKNGLEVKVQKTEGDIDGKAYRQVDFEDLPCVVRIGSNGPWLEGTKIDESGNEIQAKGNLPMDITPGDLDIKQVDQILSGPSDLGTDPKTGEKVFLRFGPYGPYVQLGNNDQDRAKPRRASLPKELKTDDLTLDEALVLLSLPRLLGAHPEGGVVEADRGRFGPYIKWIKNENESENRSLKKEDDVFTVDIERALEILAMPKMGRGGQEVLKDFGKPKEFKEKIQILNGRYGVYLKCGKTNVSLAKDTDIEKITIDDAVSLLEEKLKDKKGAILKKTKISNKKTTRKKKG, from the coding sequence TTGGATCACACACTTGTTATTGTTGAAAGTCCCACCAAAGCAAAAACCATAAGAAAGTTTTTGCCCTCTAATTTTGAAGTTCTCGCTTCAATGGGACACGTAAGAGATCTTCCAAAAGGAGCTGCTGAAATACCTGCTGCGGTTAAAAAGGAAAAATGGTCAAGGATAGGAGTTAATACAACAGAAGATTTTGAACCACTTTATATAGTTCCAAAAGATAAGAAAAAGGTTGTTAAAGAGTTAAAAGATGCATTGAAAGGTGCGACCCAGCTATTACTGGCAACTGATGAAGATAGAGAGGGAGAGAGTATTAGCTGGCATCTCCTACAAATACTTAAGCCTAAAATACCAACTAAAAGAATGGTTTTTCATGAAATTACGAAAAAGGCAATTAATAAAGCTTTAGACCAAACAAGAGAAATTGATATGGAACTTGTTCAGGCTCAAGAAACAAGAAGAATCTTGGACAGGCTTTTTGGATATGAATTATCTCCTTTACTTTGGAAGAAAGTAGCCCCCCGATTATCTGCTGGTCGTGTTCAATCAGTTTCTGTAAGACTTCTTGTTAGGAGAGAGAGAGAGAGAAGATCCTTTAAAAAAGCTAGTTACTGGGGGATTAAAGCTTCCCTAGTAAAAGATAATGTTACTTTCGAAACTAAATTATTTAGTTTAAATGGTCAAAGAATTTCTAATGGTTCCGATTTCGATGAACAGACTGGTAAATTAAAACAAGGAAATAAATCTCTAATTCTTGGAGAAGAAAAAGTAAGTGACCTATTGAAGATTTTTTCCTCTGGGGATTGGTTAGTCTCAAAAATCGAAAAAAAGCCATCTACTCGTAAGCCAGTTCCTCCATTTACAACTAGTACATTGCAACAAGAAGCAAACAGGAAGCTTCGTTTGTCTGCAAGAGAAACAATGAGATGTGCCCAAGGCCTATATGAGAGAGGTTTCATAACATATATGAGGACTGATTCGGTCCATCTTTCCGAACAAGCTACAAAAGCTGCTAGAGAATGTGTCAGCTCTATGTATGGAAAAGAATATTTATCTAAATCACCAAGACAATTTAATTCAACTGCAAGGAATGCTCAAGAAGCACACGAAGCAATTAGGCCTGCAGGTGAGGTATTTAAAACACCAAAGGAAACAACTTTAACTGGAAGAGACTTATCTCTTTACGATTTAATTTGGAAAAGAACTGTAGCTAGTCAAATGGCGGAAGCTAGGCTAACAATGATTAATGCTGAAATTAGTGTGGGGGATGGATTATTTAAATCGAGTGGGAAAAGTATTGATTTCCCAGGATTCTTCAGAGCTTATGTCGAGGGAAGTGATGACCCAAGTTCATCCCTTGAACAACAGGAAATTATTCTCCCCAACTTGACTGCCGGAATACGTCTTGAAGTTGCTAATAAGGAATCTACTTTTCATGAAACTAAACCGCCAGCAAGATATACAGAGGCTGCATTAGTTAAAGTTCTTGAAAAAGAAGGGATTGGAAGACCATCTACCTATGCAAGCATTATTGGGACAATTGTGGATAGAGGTTATGCAAATATATCTTCCAATACTTTGGCTCCAACGTTTACAGCTTTTGCTGTTACTGCACTATTAGAAGAACATTTCCCTGATTTGGTTGATACTACTTTTACTGCAAAAATGGAATCTTCATTGGATGAAATATCTTCAGGTAATCTTGAATGGCTTCCTTACCTTGAGACTTTCTATAAAGGTAAAAATGGTCTTGAGGTAAAAGTTCAGAAAACAGAGGGTGATATTGATGGCAAGGCTTATAGACAAGTTGATTTCGAAGACCTTCCTTGCGTAGTCAGAATAGGCTCTAATGGACCATGGCTTGAAGGTACAAAAATTGATGAATCTGGTAACGAAATTCAGGCTAAAGGTAATCTTCCAATGGATATTACTCCTGGAGATTTAGATATAAAGCAAGTTGATCAAATTTTAAGTGGCCCATCAGATCTTGGAACTGATCCAAAAACTGGGGAAAAAGTCTTTTTAAGATTTGGCCCTTATGGACCTTACGTACAGTTGGGAAATAATGATCAAGATAGAGCTAAACCAAGAAGAGCTTCATTACCCAAAGAGTTGAAAACTGATGATCTAACTCTAGATGAGGCTCTTGTACTATTAAGTTTGCCTAGATTGTTAGGAGCTCATCCTGAAGGAGGAGTTGTTGAGGCTGATAGAGGAAGATTTGGCCCGTATATCAAATGGATTAAAAATGAAAATGAATCTGAAAACAGATCCTTAAAGAAAGAGGATGATGTTTTTACCGTTGATATAGAACGAGCATTAGAAATTCTTGCGATGCCAAAAATGGGTAGAGGTGGTCAAGAGGTACTTAAAGACTTTGGAAAACCGAAAGAATTTAAAGAAAAAATTCAAATATTAAATGGAAGATATGGCGTCTATTTAAAATGTGGCAAAACTAATGTTTCGCTTGCCAAAGATACTGACATAGAAAAAATTACCATAGATGACGCAGTTTCTCTTTTAGAAGAAAAACTAAAAGATAAAAAAGGGGCAATTTTAAAAAAAACAAAGATTAGTAATAAAAAAACTACAAGGAAAAAGAAAGGTTAG
- a CDS encoding DUF2232 domain-containing protein — protein sequence MKITTKTEALNIVETSYLASLSSLLWVALYYLPIGGALLRLILPLPIILLHLRRGTKIALEGLLIQFLLLLIIMGPVRGTLFLFPYGILAFWLGWCWFKEKSWELSLTGGVVIGTLGFLLRVIALSTLVGDNLWVLITRASYGLIEKFIGLFNLPLYPSILSIQLGAILLIIFQEIVYVLTVHVVAYSLFPRFKLTIPDPPRLLNGLVDFNN from the coding sequence ATGAAAATAACAACAAAAACTGAAGCATTAAATATTGTCGAGACCTCTTATTTAGCATCTCTTTCGTCTTTATTATGGGTTGCATTATATTATCTGCCAATTGGGGGAGCTTTATTAAGGTTGATCTTACCCCTGCCAATCATCTTGTTGCACTTGAGAAGAGGAACTAAAATTGCATTGGAAGGACTTTTAATACAATTTCTACTTTTATTAATAATTATGGGTCCTGTTAGAGGAACTTTATTTTTATTTCCTTATGGGATCTTGGCTTTTTGGTTAGGTTGGTGTTGGTTTAAAGAAAAGAGTTGGGAGCTTAGTTTAACTGGAGGAGTTGTTATTGGAACCCTTGGCTTCTTACTAAGAGTAATAGCATTATCTACGTTGGTTGGAGATAATCTTTGGGTGTTAATTACTAGAGCGAGTTACGGTCTAATAGAAAAGTTCATTGGATTATTTAATTTACCTTTATATCCCTCAATTTTGAGTATACAATTAGGTGCAATTTTATTAATAATTTTTCAAGAAATAGTTTATGTTTTAACTGTACATGTGGTTGCCTATTCTCTTTTTCCTAGATTTAAATTAACTATCCCAGATCCTCCAAGATTATTAAATGGCTTAGTTGATTTTAATAATTAA
- the cobT gene encoding nicotinate mononucleotide-dependent phosphoribosyltransferase CobT, whose protein sequence is MYSKELGINFFGNETNKKRQLNKIEILKKNIKNLKIFLIIAGTNTSQIPGISAAGINAKSRRKTALADAEFLLEGASKDHKYKLPLLNAGVTPALISHVCSKLINIYPVIVPLGIGTKPYFNHLVVEDRNLGPSNCLTTGKSMTKERVLNLYEKGLAIGKSLKQPVLISESVPGGTTTAQAVMEAFGLQVSNLVGSSLFKAPRELRRQVVKRGLFNANFKADFDSFDVVAAVGDPFQAFSMGLLIGARLAKQPVILSGGSQMLAVILLVLEFLDEKNKDEFIEDVFIATTGWLVKDNSLNDLVNLINEKYDVKLLGLASPLNFKSSKYKELRDYELGHVKEGVGAGGISLLAFLDGFKNEEIVSLCQLNLEMMKGLGQISLDKDC, encoded by the coding sequence ATGTACAGTAAAGAATTAGGGATAAATTTTTTTGGTAATGAAACCAATAAAAAAAGACAACTTAATAAGATAGAAATACTGAAAAAGAATATTAAAAATTTAAAAATATTTCTTATAATTGCTGGCACTAATACATCTCAAATCCCAGGAATTTCCGCAGCAGGTATTAATGCAAAATCAAGGAGAAAAACTGCGCTGGCAGATGCCGAATTTTTGCTTGAGGGTGCTTCAAAAGATCATAAATATAAATTGCCTCTTCTCAATGCAGGAGTAACTCCGGCCCTAATCAGTCATGTTTGTTCAAAGCTTATAAATATTTATCCAGTTATTGTTCCTCTCGGAATAGGAACAAAACCTTATTTTAATCATTTGGTTGTAGAAGATAGAAATTTGGGCCCATCAAATTGTCTTACTACTGGTAAATCGATGACTAAAGAGAGAGTTTTAAATCTCTATGAAAAAGGTCTTGCGATAGGAAAATCCTTAAAACAACCAGTTTTAATTTCTGAATCTGTACCGGGGGGCACCACAACTGCTCAGGCAGTAATGGAAGCTTTTGGTTTGCAGGTATCTAATTTAGTTGGGAGTAGTTTGTTTAAAGCTCCAAGAGAACTAAGAAGACAAGTAGTTAAAAGAGGACTTTTCAATGCAAATTTCAAGGCTGATTTCGACTCTTTTGATGTTGTCGCGGCGGTAGGTGATCCTTTCCAAGCTTTCTCAATGGGTCTATTAATTGGTGCCAGGTTAGCAAAACAACCTGTAATATTGTCTGGAGGAAGTCAGATGTTAGCGGTAATTTTGCTTGTATTAGAATTTTTAGATGAAAAAAATAAAGATGAATTTATTGAAGATGTTTTTATTGCGACAACTGGGTGGCTTGTGAAAGATAATTCTCTAAATGATTTAGTAAATCTAATTAATGAAAAATATGATGTAAAATTACTAGGTTTAGCCAGTCCTTTAAATTTCAAATCTTCAAAATACAAAGAATTGAGAGATTATGAATTAGGTCATGTAAAAGAAGGTGTAGGTGCTGGTGGAATTTCATTGCTTGCTTTCTTAGATGGATTTAAAAATGAAGAAATAGTTTCATTGTGTCAACTAAATCTGGAAATGATGAAGGGTCTAGGTCAAATTTCTTTAGATAAGGATTGCTGA
- a CDS encoding aldo/keto reductase, which translates to MIINSQKRSFGRGAKVSLFTLGTMRATESLEKMYSIIKNAYYVGINHIETAPSYGDAESLIGNSIKKLAIEENIKEKNWVITSKVLPKGDFDFLKNNFKKSLKNLNREKINNLAIHGLNLKQHLDWVLVGEGKKFISWILEKELVDQVGFSSHGSYSLIKDAINSEVFTFCSLHLHYLDQSKIALAEEAIKKGMGVLAISPADKGGRLYSPSDILIEASKPFHPLELAYRFLLAKGITTLSLGASNKKDFEFAHKLRNSFENLTKLEKSALNKIEEVSNERLNSTKCEQCRSCLPCPNEVPIPEILRLRNISIGYGQLEFSKERYNLIGKAGHWWEEKNSSFCQECNECVPKCPSKLDIPNLLKETHNLLIENPSKRLWG; encoded by the coding sequence ATGATTATTAATTCACAAAAAAGATCATTTGGTAGAGGGGCCAAAGTGAGCTTATTCACTTTAGGAACAATGCGAGCAACTGAAAGTCTCGAAAAAATGTATAGCATAATAAAAAATGCATATTATGTAGGAATTAACCACATAGAAACAGCACCTTCTTATGGTGATGCTGAATCACTTATTGGAAATTCAATAAAAAAATTAGCAATAGAAGAGAATATAAAAGAAAAAAATTGGGTGATTACTTCCAAAGTTTTACCAAAGGGTGATTTTGACTTTTTAAAAAATAATTTTAAAAAGTCTCTTAAAAATTTAAATCGCGAGAAAATTAATAATCTTGCAATTCACGGACTCAACTTAAAACAACATCTAGATTGGGTTCTTGTTGGAGAGGGTAAAAAATTCATATCTTGGATACTTGAGAAGGAGCTAGTTGATCAAGTTGGTTTTAGTTCTCACGGAAGTTATTCACTAATTAAAGATGCAATTAACTCTGAAGTTTTTACTTTTTGTAGTCTTCATTTACATTATTTAGATCAATCTAAGATTGCTTTAGCAGAGGAAGCTATAAAAAAAGGTATGGGAGTTTTAGCAATATCACCTGCTGATAAAGGCGGTAGATTGTATTCTCCAAGTGATATTTTGATAGAGGCTTCCAAGCCTTTTCATCCATTAGAATTAGCGTATCGATTTCTGCTGGCAAAAGGCATTACAACTTTATCCTTGGGGGCTTCAAACAAAAAAGATTTTGAATTTGCGCATAAACTTAGAAACTCATTCGAGAATCTTACAAAACTTGAAAAAAGTGCCCTGAACAAAATTGAGGAAGTTTCTAATGAAAGATTAAACTCAACCAAATGTGAACAATGTAGATCTTGTCTTCCATGTCCAAATGAAGTGCCTATTCCAGAAATACTTCGTTTAAGAAATATATCTATTGGTTATGGCCAATTAGAATTTTCCAAAGAAAGATACAATTTAATTGGAAAAGCTGGCCACTGGTGGGAAGAAAAAAATTCCTCATTTTGTCAAGAATGTAATGAATGTGTTCCTAAATGTCCTAGTAAATTAGATATACCAAATTTATTAAAGGAAACTCATAACTTATTAATTGAAAATCCTTCAAAAAGATTATGGGGATAA
- a CDS encoding riboflavin synthase — protein MFTGIIQSVGKLRQEKNILEIEILDNLFDMAIGDSIAVDGICLTVKEIFQNKFTVDVSEETLKKTTLGVKSNLNQIVNLEPALRVSDRLGGHIVSGHVDGLGTVENIEKLEKSWLLSIKWKNNNFSKYVVNKGSICVNGISLTIAKYEQEGEIFTIAIIPHTWHNTNLNKLNIGDSVNLEADALIKYVEKLLLFNKNSNQDLSSNNISSEWLKENGW, from the coding sequence ATGTTTACAGGAATAATTCAATCAGTTGGAAAACTAAGACAAGAAAAAAATATATTAGAAATTGAAATTCTAGATAATTTATTTGATATGGCAATCGGTGACAGCATAGCTGTTGATGGAATTTGTTTAACAGTTAAAGAGATTTTTCAAAATAAATTTACTGTTGATGTTAGTGAGGAGACATTAAAAAAAACAACTTTAGGAGTAAAGTCGAACTTGAATCAAATTGTTAATTTGGAGCCCGCTCTTAGGGTGTCTGACCGTCTAGGAGGGCATATAGTCAGCGGACATGTAGATGGCCTTGGAACAGTTGAGAACATAGAAAAATTAGAGAAATCTTGGCTCTTATCAATAAAGTGGAAAAATAATAATTTTTCAAAATATGTTGTTAATAAAGGGAGTATTTGTGTAAATGGTATAAGTCTTACGATTGCAAAATATGAGCAGGAAGGAGAAATATTTACTATTGCGATAATTCCTCATACTTGGCATAACACAAATCTGAATAAATTAAATATCGGTGACAGCGTAAACCTTGAGGCAGATGCACTAATTAAATATGTTGAGAAATTACTTTTATTTAATAAAAATAGTAATCAAGATTTATCTTCAAATAATATTTCTTCCGAGTGGCTTAAAGAAAACGGTTGGTAA
- a CDS encoding AbrB family transcriptional regulator, with protein MLEGQELLEKAKLLSKKSEDEIARGCGYVGPSGRILRKSFYRALIEAKGYKIGNGRQGKNGNRASRGRQTEFRTKVHGNGNLLIGHAYTKKLGLEPGQEFKIDLKKESKTIYLIPLN; from the coding sequence ATGCTAGAAGGACAAGAACTTCTTGAAAAAGCAAAATTATTAAGTAAAAAATCTGAAGATGAGATAGCAAGAGGTTGTGGGTACGTAGGTCCTAGTGGAAGAATCTTAAGAAAAAGTTTTTATAGGGCACTTATTGAAGCTAAGGGTTACAAAATAGGAAATGGTCGTCAGGGGAAAAATGGTAATAGAGCTTCAAGAGGCAGGCAGACAGAGTTCAGAACTAAAGTTCATGGCAATGGGAACCTATTAATTGGTCATGCCTACACCAAAAAATTAGGTCTAGAACCTGGTCAGGAATTTAAAATAGATCTTAAAAAAGAATCAAAAACAATTTATCTGATTCCATTAAATTAA
- a CDS encoding cytochrome c oxidase subunit 3, giving the protein MTTLDSSKEIQKNNSEVNETHEDFRMFGLITFLIADGMTFAGFFAAYLTYKAVNPLPDGAIYELELPIPTFNTILLLVSSATFHKAGKALLKDKNSESQKWLFFTAFLGIIFLICQLFEYFHLPFGLTDNLFASTFYALTGFHGLHVTLGTLMILIITWQSRIKGGRLTSQNMFPLEAVELYWHFVDGIWVILFIILYLL; this is encoded by the coding sequence ATGACAACTCTAGATAGCTCAAAAGAAATTCAAAAAAATAATTCTGAAGTTAACGAAACACATGAAGACTTCAGAATGTTTGGTCTTATAACTTTTCTAATTGCGGACGGAATGACTTTTGCTGGTTTCTTTGCTGCCTATTTAACTTATAAAGCAGTAAATCCATTACCTGATGGTGCTATTTATGAATTAGAACTACCAATACCTACATTCAATACAATTTTGTTACTTGTTAGTAGTGCAACTTTCCATAAAGCAGGCAAAGCACTTTTAAAAGATAAAAACTCTGAATCCCAAAAATGGTTATTTTTTACTGCTTTTCTTGGAATTATATTTTTAATATGTCAATTATTTGAATATTTTCATTTACCTTTTGGATTAACCGATAATTTATTTGCAAGTACTTTTTATGCTCTTACTGGTTTTCATGGATTACATGTCACTTTAGGCACTTTAATGATTTTAATTATTACTTGGCAATCTAGAATCAAGGGCGGAAGATTAACTAGTCAAAATATGTTCCCTTTGGAAGCTGTTGAGTTGTACTGGCATTTTGTAGATGGAATATGGGTTATTTTATTTATTATTTTGTATCTTTTATAA
- the ctaD gene encoding cytochrome c oxidase subunit I produces the protein MTISIDPQKTNNESLQPKGWLRYFSFSLDHKVIGIQYLVCGFLFYLIGGTLASAIRIELASPMSDFMPRDVYNQVLTLHGTIMIFLWIVPVVNGAFGNYLIPFYVGARDMAFPRLNAVAFWLIPPSGLMLVASYFVEGAAQAGWTAYPPLSITTPQSGQIIWIMSVLLLGGSSIFGGINFIATIIKLRRPGLKLMRLPMYCWAMLGTSLLVVLSTPVLAGTLILLSFDIIANTGFFNPVLGGNVVVYQHLFWFYSHPAVYIMVLPAFGLVSEILPVHARKPLFGYTTMVFSIMGIVVLGLVVWAHHMFTSGTPPWMRLFFTIATAFIAVPTGIKFFNWVATLWGGKISINSAMLFSCGFIINFVFGGITGVALAQVPFDIHVHDTYFVVAHFHYIVYGGTVFIIFSSIYHWFPKVTGKMLNEKLGILHFAITFIGFNLCFAPQHWLGLNGMPRRVAEYDPQFQFVNQISSLGALLMAISTIPFLINVFLSVRNGKDAGDNPWNALTPEWLTSSPPPVENWEGEAPLVEEPYGYGKEISERK, from the coding sequence ATGACAATATCAATTGATCCACAAAAAACTAATAATGAAAGTCTTCAACCTAAAGGCTGGCTTAGATACTTTAGTTTTAGCCTTGATCATAAAGTAATTGGGATACAATACTTGGTTTGTGGTTTTCTCTTCTATTTAATAGGTGGAACCTTAGCGAGCGCTATAAGAATTGAACTAGCCAGTCCAATGTCTGACTTCATGCCAAGAGATGTTTATAACCAAGTTTTAACTTTACACGGAACAATAATGATATTCCTTTGGATAGTGCCAGTAGTTAACGGTGCTTTTGGAAATTATTTAATTCCATTTTATGTAGGCGCGAGAGATATGGCATTCCCAAGATTAAATGCCGTAGCTTTTTGGTTAATTCCTCCTTCAGGTTTGATGTTGGTAGCAAGCTATTTTGTTGAGGGTGCTGCTCAGGCTGGATGGACGGCTTATCCACCTTTAAGCATAACCACGCCTCAATCTGGACAAATTATTTGGATTATGAGCGTTCTATTACTTGGAGGCAGTTCTATATTTGGTGGAATAAACTTTATAGCGACCATTATCAAATTAAGAAGGCCAGGATTAAAACTCATGCGATTGCCAATGTATTGTTGGGCAATGCTTGGAACAAGTCTATTAGTTGTTTTGTCAACTCCTGTTTTAGCAGGCACTTTAATTCTACTTAGCTTCGATATCATCGCTAATACGGGGTTTTTCAATCCTGTTTTAGGTGGCAATGTCGTAGTTTATCAGCATTTATTTTGGTTTTATTCTCATCCAGCTGTATACATTATGGTCCTTCCCGCTTTTGGTTTAGTTAGTGAAATACTTCCTGTACATGCTAGAAAACCACTTTTTGGATATACAACAATGGTTTTTTCAATAATGGGGATAGTAGTTTTAGGTTTAGTTGTTTGGGCGCATCACATGTTTACAAGTGGAACGCCCCCTTGGATGAGATTGTTCTTTACAATTGCCACAGCATTTATTGCTGTTCCAACAGGTATAAAATTTTTTAATTGGGTTGCAACATTATGGGGAGGTAAAATTTCCATCAATAGTGCAATGTTATTCTCTTGTGGATTTATTATAAATTTCGTTTTTGGAGGTATTACAGGAGTTGCTTTGGCACAGGTACCTTTCGATATTCACGTACATGATACCTACTTCGTTGTAGCCCATTTTCATTACATAGTTTATGGAGGGACTGTTTTTATTATTTTCTCTTCAATTTATCATTGGTTCCCAAAAGTAACTGGAAAAATGCTCAATGAAAAATTAGGAATTTTACATTTTGCCATTACCTTTATTGGATTTAACTTGTGCTTTGCTCCTCAACATTGGCTTGGTTTAAATGGAATGCCAAGAAGAGTTGCAGAATATGATCCTCAATTCCAGTTCGTTAATCAAATTAGTAGCCTTGGGGCTCTATTGATGGCTATAAGTACAATTCCTTTTTTAATTAATGTATTCCTTAGTGTAAGAAATGGAAAAGATGCTGGAGATAACCCTTGGAATGCTCTTACACCTGAATGGTTAACATCTTCTCCACCTCCAGTTGAAAATTGGGAAGGAGAAGCTCCATTAGTTGAAGAACCTTATGGTTATGGTAAAGAAATTTCTGAACGAAAATAA
- the coxB gene encoding cytochrome c oxidase subunit II — MLNKNIYLILIISLVFSVSFWIGFNVNLLPAEASINAPIYDELFKILFIIGLIIFIGMTIAVIYSLFKFRKRNDQIGDGIALEGNLSLEIVWTIIPSIIVLLIGLYSYNIYDRMGGMKELNHNHEMMSSNTEKIWAGISQTSDNEIAINNLSIEVSAMQFAFLFNYPKGNFISGELHVPVDQKVSMKMESKDVIHAFWVPEFRIKQDIIPGQPTILNFTPTKVGKYPIICAELCGPYHGGMRASIIVEEESDYNEWFNKNKKPEVNL, encoded by the coding sequence TTGTTAAATAAAAACATTTATTTAATACTAATTATTTCCCTCGTTTTTTCTGTATCTTTTTGGATTGGTTTTAATGTAAACCTGCTCCCAGCTGAAGCAAGTATTAATGCACCAATTTACGATGAACTTTTTAAAATTCTTTTCATAATTGGATTAATTATTTTTATAGGAATGACAATAGCAGTTATTTATAGCCTATTTAAGTTTAGGAAAAGAAATGATCAGATAGGCGATGGTATAGCTTTAGAGGGGAATTTAAGCTTAGAAATTGTATGGACAATTATCCCTTCAATAATTGTTTTATTAATAGGTTTATATAGCTACAACATCTACGATCGTATGGGAGGGATGAAAGAACTAAATCATAATCACGAAATGATGAGTTCTAACACTGAAAAAATATGGGCTGGAATAAGTCAAACTTCTGATAATGAAATAGCAATAAATAATTTATCGATTGAAGTTTCAGCTATGCAATTTGCGTTTCTATTTAATTATCCCAAGGGCAATTTCATATCAGGAGAACTACACGTTCCTGTTGATCAAAAAGTATCAATGAAAATGGAATCCAAAGATGTCATTCATGCTTTTTGGGTGCCAGAGTTCAGAATTAAACAAGATATTATTCCTGGACAACCGACTATTCTAAATTTCACTCCTACAAAAGTAGGAAAATATCCGATAATTTGCGCAGAATTATGTGGCCCATATCATGGAGGAATGAGAGCCTCCATAATTGTTGAAGAAGAATCTGATTACAACGAATGGTTTAACAAAAATAAAAAACCAGAGGTAAATTTATGA
- a CDS encoding COX15/CtaA family protein, giving the protein MINNQLYKSKYLTIFKRLGSHSVLAIIALIVIGGATRVMEAGLACPDWPLCYGSFLPFNHMNLRVFLEWFHRLDAFLVGILILFKFALSILWKNEIPNWLPKTYSLLLFLVIVQGSFGALTVINLLDSYIVTGHLLIAFLLLITTISINQNLENDDIEEPSIWWRLLLFVPLLLTLIQSFIGVRLSSTWSAHICLSFNKQCLILNSHKLFAFPIAFSILFIIATAIYKRSLLNENWKYLSALIFLLFSQIALGVLSLKTNLNEPIFIIGHQLNASLFIAILTTLIFRNPFAKKALTHSLNSQMVGIN; this is encoded by the coding sequence TTGATTAATAACCAATTATATAAATCAAAATATCTGACAATTTTTAAAAGGTTGGGCAGTCATAGTGTACTCGCAATCATCGCACTAATCGTTATTGGAGGTGCTACGAGAGTCATGGAGGCGGGACTTGCCTGTCCAGATTGGCCATTGTGTTATGGATCTTTTTTGCCTTTTAATCATATGAACCTAAGAGTATTTCTAGAGTGGTTTCATCGTCTAGATGCTTTTTTGGTTGGAATATTAATTCTTTTTAAATTTGCCCTTTCAATTCTTTGGAAAAATGAAATTCCAAATTGGTTACCTAAAACTTATTCATTATTACTTTTTCTCGTTATTGTTCAAGGATCTTTTGGAGCATTAACAGTAATAAACCTTCTTGATTCATATATTGTTACTGGCCATCTTTTAATAGCTTTTCTACTTCTCATAACAACAATTTCAATAAATCAAAATTTAGAAAATGACGACATAGAAGAACCATCAATATGGTGGAGATTATTATTGTTTGTTCCTCTTTTACTTACTCTAATTCAATCTTTTATTGGAGTGAGGCTTTCATCAACCTGGTCAGCACATATTTGCTTATCTTTTAATAAACAATGTCTAATTCTAAATTCACATAAATTATTTGCTTTTCCAATTGCTTTTTCAATTCTATTTATTATTGCTACTGCAATTTATAAGAGAAGTTTGCTTAATGAAAATTGGAAATATCTCTCAGCACTTATTTTCCTCTTGTTTTCTCAAATTGCTTTGGGTGTTTTAAGCCTTAAAACAAATTTGAATGAACCTATTTTTATTATCGGTCATCAACTTAACGCCTCTTTGTTTATTGCGATATTAACAACATTAATTTTTAGAAATCCTTTTGCCAAAAAAGCTCTAACCCACTCCCTAAATTCTCAAATGGTTGGTATCAATTGA